Proteins from a single region of Scylla paramamosain isolate STU-SP2022 chromosome 35, ASM3559412v1, whole genome shotgun sequence:
- the LOC135090659 gene encoding uncharacterized protein LOC135090659 — protein MGVHCGTAEARILCEVCGRWRTNPSCPSCVEDQCDLCERCGLLFPHPPPEHTCEVGNPASSGSHSIEVEQNGGVEGPRRRTSQGDIPRGGGGRDSPRPGPSGLSGNVFNSSETSSPSLPTQDTPQAEADHDERSMAGESADADLDERGMPEEPRLIDSRENFMRSFTRHQYDIPDHVSRDPLGLLTEYREFFIREIRSYFTSHGSPFPPTLKIFSHISLLLVKFSTLGEDEHRVIHIAFRARLITYQDVPDLVDLWIHQLNSRLESLTSETEGSGFIISRVQNFFINYCLHVACSGIGDYVAYPRGVRGGNEIFNPDGRHSSCVIQCLAAFRLHLEVYLGKEFQKYYGDGMAERNTSRAEK, from the exons atgggtgttcactgtggaacagcagaggcgcggattttatgtgaagtgtgtgggagatggcgcactaatccatcctgcccctcatgtgtggaagaccagtgtgatttatgcgagcggtgtggacttctgtttccacatccaccgccagaacacacctgcgaagttggcaatcctgcttcttctg gctcACACTCGATTGAGGTTGAGCAGAACGGCGGCGTAGAAGGCCCACGTCGGCGGACGTCACAAGGCGACATCCCAcgcggaggcgggggaagag actcgccacggccgggaccgagtggattatcggggaacgtattcaattcttccgagacttcaagtccttcactacctacacaag acacgccacaagcggaggcggaccacgatgagcgcagcatggcaggagagtcggcggatgcagaccttgacgagcgcgggatgccggaagagccgcggttaattgactcgagggaaaattttatgaggagcttcaccagacatcaatatgacatacctgatcatgtaagcagagatccactcggtctacttaccgaatacagggagttctttatacgggaaattagatcatatttcacgtcacacggctcgccattcccccccaccctgaaaatattttcacacatttctctgttactagtgaaattctctaccttaggcgaggatgaacatcgagtcattcatattgcttttagagcacgactgatcacctatcaagatgtgcctgaccttgttgatttatggatccatcagctgaacagtcggctggaaagccttaccagcgagactgaaggatctggttttatcatttcaagagtacagaattttttcatcaactattgcttgcacgtcgcatgtagtggcataggagattatgttgcttatcctagaggcgtgcgaggagggaatgaaattttcaatcctgatggccgacattcatcctgtgttattcagtgtttggcggctttcagacttcatctcgaggtgtaccttggaaaagaattccaaaaatattacggagacggcatggcggagagaaatacgtcacgcgcggaaaagtag